One part of the Flavobacterium johnsoniae UW101 genome encodes these proteins:
- a CDS encoding Crp/Fnr family transcriptional regulator, with protein sequence MKEFIDYILQFGTLNQHQLDLIASKTTVLELQKDEYFSEAGKIAQQVGFVLEGITRVCYYNNKGEEITKYFIDENNLVVDMESFDNDICSNAYVQAITDCKLLVFSKKDWKELLETIIGWDAIVHRIISKALRQKVERRSPLVSEDATTRYLMFLKIYPNVINRIPLSYVASYLGITQSSLSRIRKNIR encoded by the coding sequence ATGAAAGAATTTATAGATTATATATTGCAATTTGGGACTTTAAATCAGCATCAGCTGGATTTAATTGCAAGTAAAACAACTGTATTGGAACTTCAGAAAGATGAATATTTTTCAGAAGCCGGAAAAATTGCCCAGCAGGTTGGTTTTGTTTTAGAAGGAATTACCCGTGTTTGTTACTACAATAACAAAGGCGAGGAAATTACTAAATATTTTATCGACGAAAATAATCTGGTTGTTGATATGGAAAGTTTCGATAATGATATTTGTTCCAATGCTTATGTGCAGGCGATAACAGATTGTAAATTGCTGGTTTTTTCTAAAAAAGACTGGAAAGAACTTTTAGAAACAATAATTGGCTGGGATGCCATTGTACACAGAATTATTTCGAAAGCATTGAGACAAAAAGTAGAAAGAAGAAGTCCGCTGGTTTCAGAAGATGCTACTACGCGTTATTTAATGTTTTTAAAAATCTATCCCAACGTTATCAATCGCATTCCGTTATCTTATGTGGCATCTTATTTAGGAATTACACAATCGTCTTTAAGTAGAATTAGAAAAAACATTCGTTAA
- a CDS encoding SDR family oxidoreductase, which produces MQKTIFITGASTGLGKSTAKLFQSKGWQVIATMRNPEKETELTSLENVIVLPLDVTNSEQITETIKSITEKYSVDVVLNNAGYGLIGALESLSEIQIERQIVTNLFGVIRISKAFTPHFREKKSGTFINVTSTFGLIGFPTCSIYSATKFGVDGFSESLASELTQFGIQVKVVAPGGMKTDFAIRSMEVGQHQAYEKLTAEVSKGYSAEQLENYTKAEDVAQIIYEAATDNKNQLRYVAGNDANALYNERLKNGAEAQVQNIKAMFTF; this is translated from the coding sequence ATTATTTCAAAGCAAAGGCTGGCAGGTAATTGCCACAATGCGAAATCCTGAAAAGGAAACAGAATTAACTTCATTAGAAAACGTAATTGTATTACCGCTTGACGTTACAAATTCAGAACAAATTACAGAAACAATAAAAAGCATTACAGAAAAATATTCTGTAGATGTTGTATTAAATAATGCCGGTTACGGGTTGATTGGTGCTTTAGAATCTTTAAGCGAAATTCAAATCGAACGCCAGATTGTTACCAATCTATTTGGAGTTATTAGAATTTCAAAAGCTTTTACACCGCATTTTCGTGAGAAAAAAAGCGGTACTTTTATAAATGTTACTTCTACTTTTGGTTTAATTGGATTTCCAACTTGTTCTATTTACAGCGCAACTAAATTTGGTGTCGATGGTTTTTCAGAAAGTCTGGCGTCAGAATTAACTCAATTTGGAATTCAGGTTAAAGTTGTCGCTCCTGGCGGCATGAAAACCGATTTTGCAATTCGCTCTATGGAAGTAGGTCAGCACCAAGCGTATGAAAAATTAACCGCAGAAGTTAGTAAAGGTTACAGCGCCGAACAATTAGAGAATTATACAAAAGCAGAAGATGTTGCTCAAATTATATATGAAGCAGCGACAGATAATAAAAATCAATTGCGATATGTTGCCGGAAATGATGCCAATGCTTTATACAATGAAAGATTGAAAAATGGTGCTGAAGCCCAGGTTCAAAATATTAAAGCAATGTTTACTTTTTAA
- a CDS encoding MazG-like protein: MASINFEQLKERSLEIRKRYHELELSHHGSEWTIEEDALAFLTDAGLIGRNVMSQQGRWPKGNTEQELKHKLGESIWWLTVLAERMNIDIEKATEDFLTSTENLLGK, from the coding sequence ATGGCATCAATAAATTTTGAACAGCTCAAAGAACGTTCTTTAGAAATAAGAAAGCGTTATCACGAATTAGAATTATCGCATCACGGAAGCGAATGGACAATAGAAGAAGATGCATTGGCATTTTTGACAGATGCCGGCTTAATTGGCCGTAACGTAATGTCGCAGCAGGGAAGATGGCCAAAAGGAAACACAGAACAGGAACTCAAACATAAATTAGGAGAATCCATTTGGTGGCTTACGGTTTTGGCCGAAAGAATGAATATTGATATTGAAAAAGCCACGGAAGATTTTTTAACCAGTACCGAAAATTTATTGGGAAAATAA
- a CDS encoding helix-turn-helix domain-containing protein: MKNQPKIFHSISELHKAMGQPKPMHPLISILNYGEAVFDPKDFENGIILDFYKISFKTHFSGKLRYGHGFYDFEEGGMSFVSPGQILKMQEEEADYSGMSLNIHPDFIRPYTLNANIKKYGFFSYTASEALYLSENEKETILGVFANIQNELKERIDTFSQDVLISQIELLLNYSNRFYNRQFITRKAVNNDVLSKLEILLEDYFNNEKTLENGLPTVQFVADELGLSARYLSDLLRNLSGQNTQQFIHDKLIEKAKDYIMKGTFSMSEIAYKLGFEHPQSFNKLFKKKTNLSPIAFQEQFNKN; the protein is encoded by the coding sequence ATGAAAAATCAACCTAAAATATTTCATTCGATATCAGAACTTCATAAAGCGATGGGACAGCCAAAACCTATGCATCCGCTTATTAGTATCTTGAATTATGGCGAAGCAGTATTTGACCCAAAAGATTTTGAAAACGGAATTATTTTAGATTTTTATAAAATCTCTTTTAAAACTCATTTTTCTGGAAAGCTTCGATATGGACATGGTTTTTATGATTTCGAGGAAGGTGGCATGTCATTTGTTTCACCGGGACAAATTTTAAAAATGCAGGAAGAAGAGGCGGATTACAGCGGCATGTCATTAAATATTCATCCTGATTTTATTCGGCCTTATACATTAAATGCTAATATTAAAAAGTATGGATTCTTTTCTTATACAGCATCGGAGGCTTTGTATTTATCAGAAAATGAAAAAGAAACTATTTTAGGGGTTTTTGCTAATATTCAAAATGAATTAAAAGAACGCATTGATACTTTTAGTCAGGACGTTCTTATCTCGCAGATCGAACTTTTACTTAACTACAGCAATCGGTTTTATAACAGGCAGTTTATTACCCGAAAAGCAGTTAACAATGATGTGCTTTCAAAACTGGAAATTTTACTGGAAGATTATTTTAATAACGAAAAAACACTTGAAAATGGTTTGCCAACCGTTCAGTTTGTGGCCGATGAATTAGGTTTGTCTGCCAGATATTTAAGCGATCTGCTTCGGAATCTTTCGGGACAAAATACACAGCAGTTTATTCATGATAAATTGATAGAAAAAGCAAAAGATTATATCATGAAAGGAACTTTTTCAATGTCTGAGATTGCCTATAAATTAGGTTTTGAACATCCGCAGTCTTTCAATAAATTATTCAAGAAAAAAACAAATTTAAGTCCAATCGCATTTCAGGAACAATTCAATAAAAATTAA